A region from the Paenibacillus humicola genome encodes:
- a CDS encoding helix-turn-helix transcriptional regulator, translating to MTNIFYVEYDAAHASSFVFDIPEGHDAWLLVMTQTPALFWVNGELKEYPAHSAILYRPQQKIYYRACAEAYVNDWIRFESDEAYVTETSLPFGVPFSLDDPEYCHKLFQLLVIEHSFNKDYKESSIDCLLRTLFNKLLESYFHEGITPQYYNLLNLRAAIYNNPGNRWTVPKMANFLRVSPGYLQTIYKKTFHISCMDDVINSRIRLAKEYLLHGTHTIAEVAFRCGYNNVEHFSRQFKQMTGFTPGKFHKHAYGPSDLHAREAT from the coding sequence ATGACGAATATCTTCTATGTGGAATATGATGCGGCGCACGCAAGCAGTTTTGTTTTCGATATCCCCGAAGGCCATGACGCCTGGCTCCTCGTCATGACCCAGACTCCCGCACTGTTCTGGGTCAATGGCGAACTAAAAGAATACCCGGCTCATAGCGCCATCCTCTATCGGCCGCAACAGAAAATCTATTATCGCGCCTGTGCCGAAGCCTACGTGAACGACTGGATCCGATTTGAGTCCGATGAAGCTTATGTTACGGAAACATCGCTTCCATTCGGCGTTCCTTTTTCTTTGGACGACCCCGAGTATTGCCATAAGTTATTTCAGCTGCTTGTCATCGAGCACTCGTTTAATAAGGATTACAAAGAATCGTCGATCGACTGCCTGTTAAGAACGCTGTTCAATAAACTTTTGGAATCTTACTTTCATGAGGGAATTACCCCCCAGTACTACAACCTGTTAAATCTTCGCGCAGCCATTTACAATAATCCCGGAAACCGCTGGACCGTTCCCAAAATGGCAAATTTCCTTCGCGTCAGTCCCGGCTACCTGCAAACCATTTATAAAAAAACCTTCCATATCTCCTGCATGGATGACGTCATCAACAGCCGGATCCGCCTGGCGAAAGAGTATTTGTTACACGGCACCCATACAATCGCCGAAGTCGCTTTTCGGTGCGGATATAATAACGTGGAGCATTTCAGCCGGCAGTTCAAACAAATGACGGGCTTTACGCCCGGAAAATTCCACAAGCATGCCTATGGACCATCCGATCTGCATGCAAGGGAAGCGACATGA